The proteins below are encoded in one region of Oncorhynchus kisutch isolate 150728-3 linkage group LG14, Okis_V2, whole genome shotgun sequence:
- the LOC109903710 gene encoding mediator of RNA polymerase II transcription subunit 30-like isoform X2, with product MTTPPMVAFAGQQAQAARDVNTASLCRIGQETVQDIVLRTMEIFQLLRNMQLPNGVTYHPSTHQDRLGKLQEHLRMLSVLFRKLRLVYDKCNENCTGLDPVTPEQLIPYVEEDGSSRHNERSASQARPETEERGEILEVNKILTDDQFLRGCHS from the exons ATGACCACCCCTCCCATGGTGGCGTTCGCTGGGCAGCAGGCTCAGGCTGCCCGTGATGTCAACACGGCGTCGCTCTGTCGCATCGGCCAGGAGACGGTGCAGGATATTGTCTTACGCACCATGGAGATCTTCCAACTGTTGAGGAACATGCAG CTGCCAAATGGAGTGACGTACCACCCCAGCACCCACCAGGACAGGCTGGGCAAACTGCAGGAGCACCTGCGTATGCTCTCTGTACTCTTCCGCAAGCTGCGCCTCGTCTACGACAAATGCAATGAAAACTGCACCGGTCTGGACCCCGTAACCCCAGAG CAACTCATCCCGTATGTGGAGGAGGACGGCAGCTCCAGACACAATGAACGCTCGGCCAGCCAGGCCCGCCCGGAaacagaagagaggggggagatccTGGAGGTTAACAAG ATCCTAACTGATGACCAGTTCCTACGGGGGTGTCACAGTTAG